One segment of Chelmon rostratus isolate fCheRos1 chromosome 17, fCheRos1.pri, whole genome shotgun sequence DNA contains the following:
- the hgs gene encoding hepatocyte growth factor-regulated tyrosine kinase substrate isoform X3: MGKGGGTFERLLDKATSQLLLETDWESILQICDLIRQGDAQAKYAIGAIKKKLNDKNPHVALYALEVLESVVKNCGQTVHDEVASKQTMEELKDLLKTEPNVRNKILYLIQAWAHAFRNEPKYKVVQDTYQIMKVEGHVFPEFKESDAMFAAERAPDWVDAEECHRCRVQFGVMTRKHHCRACGQIFCGKCSSKYSTIPKFGIEKEVRVCEPCFELLNNHPSLSPPLRKAEGKAPSSGPAELPPEYLTSPLSQQSQMPPKRDEAALQEEEELQLAIALSQSEAEEKERMRQKNSYSMYPKADPTPVTSSAPPVSTLYTPPVNSSAPSAEDVDPELARYLNRTYWEKKQEEARKSPTPSAPAPVPLAEPLPATISQPVESHVPVQPVNIVEQQYQNGESEENHEQFLKALQNAVTTFLNRMKSNHMRGRSITNDSAVLSLFQSINNMHPQLLDILNQLDEKRLYYEGLQDKLAQVRDARAALNALRDEHREKLRRAAEEAERQRQIQLAQKLEIMRQKKQEYLEMQRQLAIQRLQEQEKERQMRLEQQKHTIQMRAQMPAFSLPYAQMQSLPPNVAGGVVYQPGAPPSYPGTFSPAGSVEGSPMHNIYMNQPGQTAPPQYQAMPGAATDPNMVNAYMYQAAGTNGQPAPPPGQAPPTTSPPYSNYQPTPTQGYQNVVSQAQSMPPMSQAAPTNGMGYMGYQPYSMQNMISALPGQDPNMPPQQPYMPGQQPMYQQVAPPGGPQQQQQQQQQAPQAVPGSAEAQLISFD, encoded by the exons ATGGGGAAAGGCGGAGGCACATTTGAGAGGCTTCTGG ATAAAGCCAccagtcagctgctgctggagactgATTGGGAATCCATTCTGCAGATCTGTGATCTCATTCGACAAGGAGATGCCCA AGCTAAATATGCCATTGGGGCCATTAAGAAGAAGCTGAATGACAAAAACCCACATGTTGCCCTCTATGCACTTGAG GTCCTGGAGTCAGTGGTGAAGAACTGTGGCCAGACAGTCCACGATGAGGTAGCAAGTAAACAAACGATGGAGGAACTGAAGGATTTACTCAAG ACGGAACCAAACGTCAGAAACAAAATCCTTTACCTGATCCAGGCCTGGGCTCACGCCTTCCGCAACGAACCCAAATACAAGGTGGTTCAAGACACCTATCAGATCATGAAAGTGGAAG GTCATGTGTTCCCTGAGTTTAAGGAGAGTGATGCAATGTTTGCAGCTGAGAGG GCTCCAGACTGGGTTGATGCAGAGGAGTGCCACCGGTGCAGAGTTCAGTTTGGAGTTATGACAAGAAAG CACCATTGTCGAGCCTGTGGCCAGATTTTCTGTGGAAAGTGTTCGTCTAAGTACTCCACCATTCCGAAGTTTGGCATAGAGAAggaagtgcgtgtgtgtgagccgTGCTTTGAGCTGCTTAACAA ccacccctccctctctcctccccttaGGAAAGCTGAAGGTAAAGCCCCCTCTTCAGGCCCTGCCGAGCTGCCTCCTGAGTACCTGACCAGCCCGCTGTCTCAGCAGTCACAG ATGCCCCCGAAGAGGGACGAGGCAgcgctgcaggaggaggaggagctgcagctggccATTGCCCTTTCCCAAAGTGAGGCTGAGGAGAAGGAGCGGATG aggcagaaaaactcCTACTCAATGTATCCCAAAGCTGATCCCACTCCAGTGACTTCCTCAGCACCACCAGTCAGCACCCTCTACACCCCCCCTGTG AACTCCTCTGCTCCATCAGCTGAAGATGTAGACCCTGAG CTGGCCCGTTACCTGAACAGAACTTACTGGgagaagaaacaggaagaggctCGCAAGAGTCCCACCCCCTCAGCCCCTGCCCCTGTGCCATTGGCTGAGCCCCTTCCAGCAACTATCAGTCAGCCTGTAGAAAGTCACGTCCCTGTCCAGCCAGTCAACATAGTGGAG CAGCAGTACCAGAACGGGGAGTCGGAAGAAAACCATGAGCAGTTTCTGAAAGCTCTGCAGAATGCTGTCACCACATTCCTCAACCGCATGAAGAGCAACCACATGCGAGGTCGCAGCATCACCAACGATAGTGCCGTGCTCTCGCTCTTCCAGTCCATCAACAACATGCATCCACAGCTGTTGGACATCCTCAACCAGCTAGATGAGAAGCGAT TGTACTACGAGGGGCTGCAGGACAAGTTGGCTCAGGTGCGCGATGCTCGGGCGGCCCTCAACGCCCTTCGGgatgaacacagagagaagctgcGTCGTGCCGCAGAGGAAGCcgagagacagaggcagatcCAGCTGGCACAAAAACTGGAGATCATGAGGCAGAAGAAACAG GAATACCTGGAGATGCAAAGACAGCTGGCCATCCAGCGCCTCcaggagcaggagaaggagaggcagatGCGTCTGGAGCAGCAGAAGCACACGATCCAGATGAGAGCCCAAAtgcctgctttctctctgccctATGCCCAG ATGCAGTCTTTGCCCCCCAATGTGGCAGGAGGGGTGGTGTACCAGCCTGGTGCTCCACCCAGCTACCCAGGAACCTTCAGCCCTGCTGGTTCTGTGGAGGGTTCACCTATGCACAACATCTATATGAACCAACCTGGGCAGACCGCGCCACCACAGTACCAAGCCATGCCCGGTGCTGCCACAG ATCCAAATATGGTCAACGCGTACATGTACCAGGCTGCAGGCACCAATGGGcagcctgctcctcctcccgGTCAGGCTCCCCCCACCACTAGTCCACCCTACTCCAACTATCagcccacacccacacagggaTACCAG AATGTGGTCTCTCAGGCTCAGAGTATGCCCCCCATGTCCCAGGCTGCCCCCACTAATGGTATGGGTTACATGGGCTACCAGCCATACAGCATGCAGAACATGATTTCAGCATTGCCAGGACAGGACCCCAATATGCCCCCCCAACAGCCCTACATGCCAGGCCAGCAGCCCATGTATCAACAG GTGGCTCCCCCTGGTGGcccgcagcagcagcaacagcagcagcagcaggccccTCAGGCTGTGCCGGGCAGCGCGGAGGCACAGCTCATCTCCTTCGACTGA